TGTCGTTGCGGGATTAAGGTGACGCTTGAACAGGATAAAGTGAGATTTATTCAAGGAAATCCTGATCATCCGGTGAATAAAGGCGTGTTGTGCGCGAAAGGCAACGCGGGCATTATGAAACAAAATTCGCCCGCAAAATTGCAAACACCTCTGTTACGCAAACGACACGCCGAACGCGGAGAAGCTGAATTTGAAGCGATTTCTTGGGATGCCGCTTTGGATATTCTCACCACGCGCTTGCAAAAAATTCGTGACACCGATCCCAATAAACTCGCTTATTTCACCGGCCGCGATCAAATGCAAGCCTTAACCGGCTTTTGGGCTTCGCAATTCGGCACGCTCAATTGGGCAGCACATGGTGGCTTTTGCTCGGTCAATATGGCTGCGGGCGGATTATATACAATGGGTCATGCCTTTTGGGAATTTGGCGATCCCGATTGGGACAATACAAAATATTTCATGATGTGGGGCGTGGCCGAAGATCATGCGTCCAATCCCATTAAAATTGGTTTGGAAAAATTAAAACGACGCGGCGCGAAATTCGTCGGAGTCAATCCCGTGCGCACCGGTTATCAAGCGATTGCCGATGAATGGATAGCCATTCGTCCCGGTACGGATACGCTGCTGGCTTTGTCGATGATTCATGTTTTATTGAAAAATCAACAGTTTGATTGGGAATTTTTATTGCGTTATACAAATGCGGCCTATTGCGTAGTGAATACACCTAATCAAGTCGGTGATGGTTTAATTTTGCGCAATGAAGCGGGCGATCCGTTGGTATTCGATCAAACCCAGCAAACCTTTGTTAGTGGTAAACAAGTGGGCTTACAACCCGCCTTATTTGGCGAATTTACCGCACCCGACGGCCGCCCCGTGCGCACCGTAATGACGATTCTGGCCGAGAAATATTTAGATGAACAATACGCGCCAGAAAATGCCGCAAAAGGCTGTGGTGTGGCAGCGAGTACGATTGAACGCCTCGCTTTAGAAATGGCACACGTGGCATTTAAAGAAAGTATCGAATTAGAGATTGAATGGACAGATTGGGCAGGACGTAAACACGATAAATTTATCGGCCGTCCCGTTTCCATGCACGCCATGCGCGGAATTTCAGCGCATTCTAATGGGTTTCAAGCCTGTCGTGCGATTCACTTTTTACAAATTCTGTTGGGTTCTATCGACTGTCCCGGCGGTCATTTGGCAAAACCGCCTTATCCTAAGCATATTCCGCCCGCGATTAAGCCGGCCAAATCCAGTAAACCGAATACACCATTATCTGCGCCGCCGCTGGGTTTTCCCACGTCGCCTGAAGATTTAGTCATTGATGCGCAAGGCAATCCGTTGCGGATTGATAAAGCGTATTCATGGGATGCGCCGATGTCCAGCCATGGACTGATGCACATGGTGATTACCAATGCGGTCAATGGCGATCCGTATCCGATTGACACTTTAATGATGTTTATGGCGAATATGGCATGGAATTCGTCTATGAATACGGCAAATGTCATGGACATGTTACGCGCCAAACACGACAACGGAGAGTATAAAATTCCGTTTATTGTCGTTTCAGATGCGTTTCATTCGGAAATGGTGAATTATGCGGATTTGGTCTTGCCTGATACCACGTATTTAGAGCGATTTGATACGATTTCGATGTTAGATCGCCCGATTTCTGAGCCACATTCTGCGTGTGATTCGATTCGTCAGAAAATTATTGAGCCGAATCGTGAAGTCCGCTCTTGGCAAGAAGTGATGTTGGAAGTGGGGAAACGTTTAAAATTCCCCGCGCTGACTAAAGAAGACGGCACGCCTAAGTATCAGGATTATAAAGATTTTATTATTAATTATCAAAAATCGCCGGGGATTGGTTTTTTAGCGGGCTGGCGCGGTGCGAATGGCGATCAAGCCTTGTGGGGCGATCCGAATCCCAAACAATGGGAAAAATACGTCGAAAACAAGTGTTTTTTTGAATATCACTTGCCGCCTGCGATGCGTTATTACCGTTTTGCCAATCGAGATTATTTGGAATTGGCGAAAAAAGCGGCGTGGGTGGGTTCAACAGAACCAATTGTGATTGAATTGTATTCGGAGATTTTGCAAAAATTCCGTTTAGCGGGTTTAGGCTTATACGATGGCCCCATGCCGACTCGTCCCGAACACAAAGAACGTTTGGTGCGTTATTTCGATCCGCTGCCTTTCTTCTACATTCCCATTGAACAGCAACGGCAAAGTGCGGAAGAGTTCCCATTTTTTGCGATTAATCAACGCCCTATGTTTATGTATCACTCTTGGGATTCACAAAATGCGTGGCTGCGGCAAATTATGGCGCAGAACTTTTTGTATTTGAATCGGCAGCAAGGGGAAAAATTGGGAATTGCTGATTTATCATGGGTTTGGGTAGAATCGCGCACGGGTAAAATTCGCGTTCAAGTGAAATTAATGGAAGGCGTGCAAATGGATACGGTGTGGACGTGGAACGCGATTGGTAAACAAGCGGGCGCGTGGGGATTATCCAATGATGCCAATGAAGCACAAAATGGCTTTTTAATGAATCATTTAATTTCTGAATTACTGCCCACGCCCGCGGGAGAATTAGAAATTACCAATTCCGATCCAATCACGGGACAAGCCGCTTGGTATGATTTACGGGTAAAAATTTATCCTGCTTCTCCCGAAGAATCAGGTAGTTATCCGCAGTTTTCTCCGTTAAAACCATTACCAAATATGGCGACTGCGCCTGCTGTTGGCCGTTATCAAGCGCATCCTGCGGTGCATTTAAATCGTTCGTTGGGTGATATTTTGTCACGTGGCGAAAAATGATTGGTTATGACGCGATGTCAATGGACATCGTGTTGTCCTTATTTTTTGGATAGGCGTTTATCATTATGAAACTCGGTTTAGTCATTGATTTAGATGTTTGCGTGGGCTGCCATGGGTGTGCGGTGGCGTGCAAACAATGGAATACATCAGGCATGATTGGCCCCTTAACTGATTACAACCCGTATGGGCGTGATCCCAGTGGCGTGTGGTTTAATCGCATTCGACATTATGAAGTGGGCGATTTTCCCCATAATAAAACGATTAATTTCCCCATGTCGTGTATGCACTGTGAGGATGCGGATTGTGTGACAGTTTGTCCCACAGGCGCATCGTACAAGCGCAAAGAAGACGGCATTGTGTTGGTGGATCAAGATAAGTGTATGGGCTGTAATTATTGTTCATGGGCGTGTCCTTATGGCGCACGCGAGTTGGATCGGGTCGATGGCACAATGAAAAAATGTACCTTGTGTATTGATCGCATTTACGATGCGCGTTTACCCGAATCAGAGCGTAAACCTGCGTGTGTGATGACATGTCCTGCTCATGCGCGTTATTTCGGAGATTTCGACAATCCGAATTCGGAAGTGAGTCGTTTAGTGCGTGAGCGCGGCGGCCAAGGGTTAATGCCTGATTTGGGTTATCAACCCACTAATAAATATTTGCCGCCGCGTCCCACTCGGCCGATTGCGACGGATGATGTCAGAAAACCCAGTTTAGCCGCGAAGGTGAAAGATTGGGTGAATAAGATGATTACGACTTAGGAGTAAACGATTGTGCATCCTGCTTTTTCTGTGATTGTATTTACGGTGTCTGCTGGTGCGGGCTACGGTTTAATGATGTTTTTGGTGTTAGCGCATTTGTCGGGTTTCGCGGGTGCGCTGGACATTAATCGTATTTTATTATTGGGTGGTTTGGCGTTGGTGCTAATTACCATTGGTTTGATTTCTTCTACATTTCATTTGGCGAACCCTAAAAATGCGTGGCGGGCGTTTAGTCGTTTTCGCACGTCGTGGCTGTCGCGTGAAGGGGTGTTTGCAGTGTTGACGTATCCATCGATTTTGGCGTATTTGTTTTGTGTTTGGTATCACGATGGCGCGTTGACGGGTTTGGTGATAGCGACTGGTGTGGCGGCTGCCGTATTCAGTTTGATCACCGTTTTTACCACGGGCATGATTTACGCTTGTTTAAAAACGATTCGGCAATGGAATACTGCTTTAACACCAGCGAATTACATTTTATTGGGTTTAATGTTAGGTACGCTGATTTTTACGGCGATTCAAGGCGAAACGGTGTTGATGGGAGTGGCTTTGGGTGTGATTGGGATTGCGGCGTTAATGAAGGCGATTTACTTTTTTTGGATCGGCAAACCCACAGGGCCAAGTATCAACACGGCGACGGGTTTTACTCGCGGTAAAGTGCGTTTGTTGGATGTCGGCCATACAGCAGGGACATTTTTAACGGATGAATTCGGTTATCGGGTGCAATCGGCGCGTTTGGTGCAGTTGCGTTATCTGGTGTTTTTATTGGGTTTTATCGTGCCTGCGGCCTTGTTAGGATTTATTTTATGGGGACAAGGTTCTGTGTTGTTGGCTTACGTGGCGATGCTGGTATCTTTCAGCGGCGTTGTAGTAGAACGCTGGCTGTTCTTCGCCGAAGCCCGACATGTGGTTAATCTGTATTATGGGATGCAGCGGACTTAGTTAAGGATGGTTTTTTGATTTTTTTTTGGGGACACGTCTCTTTG
The DNA window shown above is from Thioflexithrix psekupsensis and carries:
- a CDS encoding molybdopterin oxidoreductase family protein gives rise to the protein MATISAHPLCDEHHPDWQAGDESIPLPSSPLPQFENHDQQRIEFTTCYMCACRCGIKVTLEQDKVRFIQGNPDHPVNKGVLCAKGNAGIMKQNSPAKLQTPLLRKRHAERGEAEFEAISWDAALDILTTRLQKIRDTDPNKLAYFTGRDQMQALTGFWASQFGTLNWAAHGGFCSVNMAAGGLYTMGHAFWEFGDPDWDNTKYFMMWGVAEDHASNPIKIGLEKLKRRGAKFVGVNPVRTGYQAIADEWIAIRPGTDTLLALSMIHVLLKNQQFDWEFLLRYTNAAYCVVNTPNQVGDGLILRNEAGDPLVFDQTQQTFVSGKQVGLQPALFGEFTAPDGRPVRTVMTILAEKYLDEQYAPENAAKGCGVAASTIERLALEMAHVAFKESIELEIEWTDWAGRKHDKFIGRPVSMHAMRGISAHSNGFQACRAIHFLQILLGSIDCPGGHLAKPPYPKHIPPAIKPAKSSKPNTPLSAPPLGFPTSPEDLVIDAQGNPLRIDKAYSWDAPMSSHGLMHMVITNAVNGDPYPIDTLMMFMANMAWNSSMNTANVMDMLRAKHDNGEYKIPFIVVSDAFHSEMVNYADLVLPDTTYLERFDTISMLDRPISEPHSACDSIRQKIIEPNREVRSWQEVMLEVGKRLKFPALTKEDGTPKYQDYKDFIINYQKSPGIGFLAGWRGANGDQALWGDPNPKQWEKYVENKCFFEYHLPPAMRYYRFANRDYLELAKKAAWVGSTEPIVIELYSEILQKFRLAGLGLYDGPMPTRPEHKERLVRYFDPLPFFYIPIEQQRQSAEEFPFFAINQRPMFMYHSWDSQNAWLRQIMAQNFLYLNRQQGEKLGIADLSWVWVESRTGKIRVQVKLMEGVQMDTVWTWNAIGKQAGAWGLSNDANEAQNGFLMNHLISELLPTPAGELEITNSDPITGQAAWYDLRVKIYPASPEESGSYPQFSPLKPLPNMATAPAVGRYQAHPAVHLNRSLGDILSRGEK
- a CDS encoding 4Fe-4S dicluster domain-containing protein, which gives rise to MKLGLVIDLDVCVGCHGCAVACKQWNTSGMIGPLTDYNPYGRDPSGVWFNRIRHYEVGDFPHNKTINFPMSCMHCEDADCVTVCPTGASYKRKEDGIVLVDQDKCMGCNYCSWACPYGARELDRVDGTMKKCTLCIDRIYDARLPESERKPACVMTCPAHARYFGDFDNPNSEVSRLVRERGGQGLMPDLGYQPTNKYLPPRPTRPIATDDVRKPSLAAKVKDWVNKMITT
- a CDS encoding dimethyl sulfoxide reductase anchor subunit family protein; this encodes MHPAFSVIVFTVSAGAGYGLMMFLVLAHLSGFAGALDINRILLLGGLALVLITIGLISSTFHLANPKNAWRAFSRFRTSWLSREGVFAVLTYPSILAYLFCVWYHDGALTGLVIATGVAAAVFSLITVFTTGMIYACLKTIRQWNTALTPANYILLGLMLGTLIFTAIQGETVLMGVALGVIGIAALMKAIYFFWIGKPTGPSINTATGFTRGKVRLLDVGHTAGTFLTDEFGYRVQSARLVQLRYLVFLLGFIVPAALLGFILWGQGSVLLAYVAMLVSFSGVVVERWLFFAEARHVVNLYYGMQRT